One genomic window of Macaca mulatta isolate MMU2019108-1 chromosome 8, T2T-MMU8v2.0, whole genome shotgun sequence includes the following:
- the LOC144329489 gene encoding SH3 domain and tetratricopeptide repeat-containing protein 1-like: MFLALENQKLSTVPSALALGEASQLRAVHRLCYFYSTVMPSEAQCVIYHELQLSLARKVASKVLEGQLLETISQLYLSLGTKRCFELVGLGSSQGCCWPGLQIHSGLHQGSVGIFIDLQKEENEAHAWLQAGKIYYILRQSELVDLYIQVAQNVVLYTGDPSLRLELFEAAGDIFFNGAWEREKAVCFYRDRVLALAVTTGNCKAELQLQLCNKLVALLATLEKPQDGLEFAYMALAPSITLGDGLNEHVAYHRLAALHHQLGQGKLAEHFYLKAL, encoded by the exons ATGTTTCTGGCACTAGAAAATCAGAAGCTTTCCACTGTTCCCAGCGCCCTGGCTTTGGGAGAGGCCA gccaGTTGCGGGCCGTCCACCGGCTGTGCTACTTCTACAGCACCGTCATGCCCAGCGAGGCCCAGTGTGTCATCTACCATGagctccagctctccctggccCGCAAGGTGGCCAGCAAGGTGCTGGAGGGGCAGCTCCTGGAGACCATCAGTCAACTCTACCTGTCCCTGGGCACCAAGCG ATGTTTTGAGCTGGTGGGCCTGGGGTcgtcccagggctgctgctggcct GGCCTGCAAATCCACTCTGGACTACACCAAGGAAGTGTGGGGATTTTCATTGACCTTCAGAAGGAAGAGAATGAGGCGCATGCCTGGctgcaagcagggaagatctattaCATCCTGCGGCAGAGCGAGCTGGTGGACCTGTACATCCAG gtggcacagaatgtggtcctgtacacaggcgaccccagcctgaggctggagctgtttgaggcagctggagacatctTCTTCAATGGGGCCTGGGAGCGGGAGAAAGCCGTGTGCTTCTACcgg GACCGGGTCCTGGCCCTGGCAGTGACTACGGGCAACTGCAAGGCGGAGCTGCAGCTACAGCTGTGCAACAAGCTGGTGGCACTCCTGGCCACACTGGAGAAGCCCCAGGACGGCTTGGAGTTTGCCTACATGGCCCTAGCACCCAGCATCACTCTGG GGGATGGGCTGAACGAGCACGTGGCCTACCACCGCCTGGCCGCCCTGCACCATCAGCTGGGCCAGGGCAAGCTGGCGGAGCACTTCTACCTCAAGGCCCTGTAG